Sequence from the Nocardiopsis sp. YSL2 genome:
CCCGGAGCTGCGCCGGGTGCTCGGGGAGCACGGATACGAGCTGTCCGAGTCCGATGCCGTCCTCGGACTGGACCTGGAGGACCTCCCCGACGTGCCACCGGCTCCGTCCGGCGCCGCGCTGTGCGCGTGGGCGGAGTACGAGGGCGATCCTCGCACGCTGTACGACCTCGACCGGATCACCGGTGAGGACGAGCCCGGGGCGGTCTCCGGGGCGCTCCCACGCTACGAGGACTGGTACCAGGACGTCTGGCGGCACCCGCTCTCCGACCTCGACCTGAGCCTGGTGCTGCTGTTGGACGGCACTCCGGTCGCGTTCACCCGGTACCACTCCGACGGCGGCACCCGTCTGGAGTCAGCGATGACGGGAACCCTGGGCGAGTACCGGGGTCTCGGCCTGGCCGGCTACGCCAAGACCGTCGCTCTGCACCGGGCCCGGGACCGGGGCTTCACCCGGGCCTTCACCGGCAACAGCCTGGTCAACGAGCCGATGCTCGCGA
This genomic interval carries:
- a CDS encoding GNAT family N-acetyltransferase, giving the protein MTIQIRALDRDDIPAAFALVHASFPSMVLTQEAMLWRHDRERADADRTTLVAVDRGGAVVGFVRTRVRRREGEEPSGITYLMSVDPAHRGTGVEDRLLEAAERGLVEAGAVALRVAAADEAVQHGGPELRRVLGEHGYELSESDAVLGLDLEDLPDVPPAPSGAALCAWAEYEGDPRTLYDLDRITGEDEPGAVSGALPRYEDWYQDVWRHPLSDLDLSLVLLLDGTPVAFTRYHSDGGTRLESAMTGTLGEYRGLGLAGYAKTVALHRARDRGFTRAFTGNSLVNEPMLAINRRLGYQPLGTEDLYIRPSG